A genomic segment from Mustela lutreola isolate mMusLut2 chromosome 15, mMusLut2.pri, whole genome shotgun sequence encodes:
- the CHD3 gene encoding chromodomain-helicase-DNA-binding protein 3 isoform X13: MASPLRDEEEEEEEMVVSEEEEEEEEEGDEEEEEVEAADEDYEEDDDEGALGRGPGHDRGRDRHSPPGCHLFPPPPPPPPLPPPPPPPPPPDKDDIRLLPSALGVKKRKRGPKKQKENKPGKPRKRKKLDSEEEFGSERDEYREKSESGGSEYGMGPGRKRRRKHREKKEKKTKRRKKGEGDGGQKQVEQKSSATLLLTWGLEDVEHVFSEEDYHTLTNYKAFSQFMRPLIAKKNPKIPMSKMMTILGAKWREFSANNPFKGSAAAVAAAAAAAAAAVAEQVSAAVSSAAPIAPSGPPTLPPPPSADTQPPPIRRAKTKEGKGPGHKRRSKSPRVPDGRKKLRGKKMAPLKIKLGLLGGKRKKGGSYVLQSDEGPEPEAEESDLDSGSVHSASGRPDGPVRTKKLKRGRPGRKKRKVLGCPAVAGEDEVDGYETDHQDYCEVCQQGGEIILCDTCPRAYHLVCLDPELDRAPEGKWSCPHCEKEGVQWEAKEEEEEYEEEGEEEGEKEEEDDHMEYCRVCKDGGELLCCDACISSYHIHCLNPPLPDIPNGEWLCPRCTCPVLKGRVQKILHWRWGEPPVSVPAPQQADGNPDAPPPRPLQGRSEREFFVKWVGLSYWHCSWAKELQLEIFHLVMYRNYQRKNDMDEPPPLDYGSGEDDGKSDKRKVKDPHYAEMEEKYYRFGIKPEWMTVHRIINHSVDKKGNYHYLVKWRDLPYDQSTWEEDEMNIPEYEDHKQSYWRHRELIMGEDPAQPRKYKKKKKELQGDGPPSSPTNDPTVKYESQPRFITATGGTLHMYQLEGLNWLRFSWAQGTDTILADEMGLGKTIQTIVFLYSLYKEGHTKGPFLVSAPLSTIINWEREFQMWAPKFYVVTYTGDKDSRAIIRENEFSFEDNAIKGGKKAFKMKREAQVKFHVLLTSYELITIDQAALGSIRWACLVVDEAHRLKNNQSKFFRVLNGYKIDHKLLLTGTPLQNNLEELFHLLNFLTPERFNNLEGFLEEFADISKEDQIKKLHDLLGPHMLRRLKADVFKNMPAKTELIVRVELSPMQKKYYKYILTRNFEALNSRGGGNQVSLLNIMMDLKKCCNHPYLFPVAAMESPKLPSGAYEGGALIKASGKLMLLQKMLRKLKEQGHRVLIFSQMTKMLDLLEDFLDYEGYKYERIDGGITGALRQEAIDRFNAPGAQQFCFLLSTRAGGLGINLATADTVIIFDSDWNPHNDIQAFSRAHRIGQANKVMIYRFVTRASVEERITQVAKRKMMLTHLVVRPGLGSKAGSMSKQELDDILKFGTEELFKDENEGENKEEDSSVIHYDNEAIARLLDRNQDATEDTDVQNMNEYLSSFKVAQYVVREEDKIEEIEREIIKQEENVDPDYWEKLLRHHYEQQQEDLARNLGKGKRVRKQVNYNDAAQEDQDNQSEYSVGSEEEDEDFDERPEGRRQSKRQLRNEKDKPLPPLLARVGGNIEVLGFNTRQRKAFLNAVMRWGMPPQDAFTTQWLVRDLRGKTEKEFKAYVSLFMRHLCEPGADGSETFADGVPREGLSRQQVLTRIGVMSLVKKKVQEFEHINGRWSMPELMPDPSADSKRSSRASSPTKTSPTTPEASATNSPCTSKPATPAPSEKGDGVRTPLEKDEAENQEEKPEKNSKIGEKMETEADVPSPAPSLGERLESRKIPLEEEVPGVPGEMEPEPGYRGDREKSEDVKGERELRPGPPRDEPRPNSRREEKVEKPRFMFNIADGGFTELHTLWQNEERAAICSGKLNEIWHRRHDYWLLAGIVLHGYARWQDIQNDAQFAIINEPFKTEANKGNFLEMKNKFLARRFKLLEQALVIEEQLRRAAYLNLSQEPAHPAMALHARFAEAECLAESHQHLSKESLAGNKPANAVLHKVLNQLEELLSDMKADVTRLPATLSRIPPIAARLQMSERSILSRLASKGTEPHPTPAFPPGPYATPPGYGAAFSAAPVGALAAAGANYSQMPAGSFITAATNGPPVLVKKEKEMVGALVSDGLDRKEPRAGEVICIDD; encoded by the exons ATGGCTTCCCCTCTGagggacgaggaggaggaggaggaggagatggtggtgtcggaggaggaagaagaggaggaagaagagggcgacgaggaggaggaggaggtggaagcGGCCGACGAGGACTACGAGGAGGACGACGACGAGGGAGCGCTCGGGCGCGGGCCGGGCCACGACCGGGGCCGCGACCGCCACAGCCCCCCCGGCTGCCACCTcttcccgccgccgccgccgccgccgccgctgcccccgccgccgccgccgcccccgccgccag ATAAGGATGACATccggctgctgccttcagctttgggTGTAAAGAAGAGAAAACGAGGACccaagaagcagaaggagaacaAACCAGGAAAACCCCGGAAACGCAAGAAGCTT GACAGTGAGGAGGAATTTGGCTCCGAGCGCGATGAGTACCGGGAGAAGTCAGAGAGCGGGGGCAGCGAATATGGAATGGGACCAGGTCGGAAACGGAGGCggaagcacagagaaaaaaaggaaaagaagaccaAGCGGCggaaaaagggggagggagatggaggacAAAAG CAGGTAGAACAGAAGTCGTCCGCTACTCTGCTTCTGACCTGGGGCCTGGAGGACGTGGAGCATGTGTTCTCTGAGGAGGACTACCACACGCTCACCAACTACAAAGCCTTCAGCCAGTTCATGAG GCCCCTGATCGCGAAGAAGAATCCTAAGATCCCAATGTCTAAGATGATGACCATCCTCGGGGCCAAGTGGAGAGAGTTCAGTGCCAACAATCCCTTCAAGGGGTCGGCAGctgcggtggcggcggcggcggcggcagcagccgCAGCTGTGGCCGAGCAGGTGTCAGCTGCCGTGTCATCGGCCGCCCCCATAGCACCTTCCggaccccccaccctcccaccacctccTTCTGCCGATACCCAGCCCCCACCCATCCGAAGAGCCAAAACCAAAGAGGGCAAAG GTCCAGGCCATAAAAGGCGGAGTAAGAGTCCCCGAGTGCCTGACGGACGCAAGAAGCTTCGGGGAAAGAAGATGGCGCCCCTGAAAATCAAGCTTGGGCTGCTGGGTggcaagaggaagaagggaggctcG TATGTCTTGCAGAGTGATGAGGGCCCCGAGCCGGAGGCCGAGGAGTCAGACCTGGACAGCGGCAGCGTCCACAGCGCCTCGGGCCGGCCGGACGGGCCTGTCCGCACCAAGAAGCTCAAGAGAGGCCGGCCAGGGAGGAAGAAGCGGAAGG TCCTGGGCTGTCCCGCAGTGGCCGGGGAGGACGAGGTTGACGGCTACGAGACGGATCACCAGGATTACTGCGAGGTGTGCCAACAGGGTGGGGAAATTATTCTGTGCGACACCTGCCCTCGTGCCTACCACCTCGTCTGCCTTGATCCGGAGCTGGACCGGGCTCCCGAGGGCAAATGGAGCTGCCCCCACTGC GAGAAGGAGGGTGTGCAGTGGGAggccaaggaggaggaggaggagtacgaggaggagggagaggaagaaggggagaaggaggaggaggacgaccACATGGAGTACTGCCGCGTGTGTAAGGACGGGGGCGAGCTCCTGTGCTGCGATGCGTGTATCTCCTCCTACCACATTCACTGTCTGAACCCGCCCCTGCCTGACATCCCCAACGGGGAATGGCTGTGTCCCCGATGCACG TGCCCTGTGCTGAAAGGCCGTGTGCAGAAGATCCTGCACTGGCGGTGGGGGGAGCCGCCCGTGTCGGTGCCGGCACCCCAGCAGGCCGACGGGAACCCCGATGCCCCGCCACCCCGTCCTCTTCAAGGCCGATCGGAGCGAGAGTTCTTTGTCAAGTGGGTAGGACTGTCCTACTGGCACTGCTCCTGGGCCAAGGAGCTTCAG CTGGAGATCTTCCACTTGGTGATGTACCGGAACTACCAGAGGAAAAATGACATGGATGAGCCCCCGCCCCTGGACTATGGCTCCGGTGAGGACGACGGCAAGAGTGACAAACGCAAGGTCAAGGACCCGCACTACGCGGAGATGGAGGAGAAGTACTATCGCTTTGGCATCAAGCCAGAATGGATGACCGTCCACCGCATCATCAACCACAG TGTGGATAAAAAGGGGAATTACCACTATCTCGTGAAATGGCGGGACTTGCCCTATGACCAGTCCACGTGGGAGGAGGATGAAATGAACATCCCCGAGTACGAAGACCACAAACAGAGCTACTGGAGACACCG AGAACTGATCATGGGGGAGGACCCCGCCCAGCCCCGCAAgtataagaagaagaagaaggagctgCAGGGCGACGGGCCACCCAGTTCTCCTACTAACGAT CCTACGGTGAAATACGAGAGCCAGCCGCGGTTCATCACAGCCACGGGCGGCACACTGCACATGTACCAGCTGGAGGGCTTGAACTGGCTGCGCTTCTCCTGGGCCCAGGGGACCGACACCATCCTGGCTGACGAGATGGGGCTGGGCAAGACCATCCAGACTATCGTCTTCCTCTACTCGCTCTATAAGGAG GGCCACACAAAGGGTCCCTTCCTGGTGAGCGCCCCCCTCTCGACCATCATTAACTGGGAGCGGGAGTTCCAGATGTGGGCACCCAAGTTCTACGTGGTGACGTACACGGGTGACAAGGACAGCCGGGCCATCATCCGTGAGAACGAGTTTTCCTTCGAAGACAACGCCATCAAAGGTGGCAAGAAAGCTTTTAAGATGAAG AGGGAGGCCCAGGTCAAGTTCCACGTTCTGCTGACCTCGTACGAACTGATCACCATCGACCAGGCCGCCCTCGGCTCCATCCGCTGGGCCTGCCTCGTCGTAGACGAAGCCCATCGGCTCAAGAATAACCAGTCCAAG tttttcagGGTCCTCAATGGCTACAAGATAGATCATAAGTTGCTGCTGACCGGGACTCCGTTGCAGAATAACCTGGAGGAGCTCTTCCACCTGCTGAATTTCCTCACCCCAGAGAGGTTTAA CAACctggagggctttctggaggagTTTGCggacatctccaaagaagaccagATTAAGAAGCTGCACGATTTGCTGGGGCCGCACATGCTGCGGAGGCTCAAGGCTGATGTCTTCAAGAACATGCCAGCCAAGACAGAGCTCATCGTCCGGGTGGAGCTCAGCCCCATGCAGAA GAAATACTACAAGTACATCCTGACTCGGAACTTCGAGGCCTTGAACTCGCGAGGTGGCGGGAACCAGGTGTCGCTGCTCAACATCATGATGGATCTGAAGAAGTGTTGCAACCACCCCTACCTCTTCCCTGTGGCGGCCATG GAATCCCCCAAACTCCCCAGTGGAGCCTACGAGGGTGGGGCGCTTATTAAGGCGTCTGGCAAGCTCATGCTCTTACAGAAGATGTTACGGAAGCTGAAGGAGCAAGGACACAGAGTGCTCATCTTCTCACAG ATGACCAAGATGTTGGACCTGTTGGAGGACTTTTTAGACTACGAAGGCTACAAGTATGAGCGCATTGACGGCGGCATCACAGGCGCTCTGAGGCAGGAGGCCATCGATCGGTTCAACG CTCCCGGGGCCCAACAGTTCTGCTTCCTGCTGTCCACTCGTGCCGGGGGCCTGGGCATCAACCTGGCCACTGCAGACACGGTCATCATCTTCGATTCTGACTGGAACCCCCATAACGACATCCAG GCCTTCAGCCGCGCACACCGCATCGGCCAGGCCAACAAGGTGATGATTTACCGGTTTGTGACCCGCGCGTCCGTGGAAGAGAGGATCACCCAAGTGGCCAAGAGGAAGATGATGCTCACTCACCTGGTGGTGCGGCCCGGGCTGGGCTCCAAGGCCGGCTCCATGTCCAAGCAGGAGCTGGACGACATCCTCAAGTTCGGCACCGAGGAGTTGTTCAAGGACGAGAACGAGG GGGAGAACAAGGAGGAGGACAGCAGCGTGATTCACTACGACAACGAGGCCATCGCTCGGCTGTTGGACCGGAACCAGGATGCGACGGAGGACACGGATGTGCAGAACATGAACGAGTATCTCAGCTCCTTCAAGGTGGCCCAGTATGTGGTGCGGGAGGAAGACAAG ATTGAGGAGATCGAACGAGAGATCATCAAGCAGGAGGAGAACGTGGACCCCGACTACTGGGAGAAGCTGCTGCGGCACCACTacgagcagcagcaggaggaccTGGCCCGCAACCTGGGCAAGGGCAAGCGGGTCCGGAAGCAGGTCAACTACAACGATGCCGCCCAGGAGGACCAGG ATAACCAGTCCGAGTACTCAGTGGGATcggaggaggaggatgaagacTTCGACGAGCGTCCAGAAG GGCGTCGACAGTCAAAGAGGCAGCTCCGGAATGAGAAGGACAAGCCACTCCCTCCGCTGCTGGCGCGAGTTGGGGGCAACATTGAG GTGCTGGGATTCAACACCCGGCAGCGCAAGGCCTTCCTCAACGCTGTGATGCGCTGGGGGATGCCACCACAGGACGCCTTCACCACCCAGTGGCTGGTGCGGGACCTGAGGGGCAAGACAGAGAAGGAGTTCAA AGCCTATGTGTCTCTGTTCATGCGTCACCTCTGTGAGCCCGGGGCAGATGGCTCAGAGACCTTTGCTGATGGTGTCCCTCGGGAGGGCCTGAGTCGCCAGCAAGTGCTGACCCGGATTGGAGTCATGTCTCTCGTCAAGAAGAAG GTACAGGAATTTGAGCACATCAATGGGCGCTGGTCGATGCCCGAGCTGATGCCCGACCCCAGCGCCGACTCTAAGCGTTCCTCCAGAGCTTCCTCTCCTACCAAAACGTCTCCCACCACCCCTGAGGCCTCTGCTACCAACAGTCCTTGCACTTCGAAGCCTG CTACCCCAGCTCCTAGTGAGAAAGGAGATGGCGTGAGGACACCGCTTGAAAAGGATGAAGCAGAAAACCAGGAGGAGAAGCCTGAGAAGAACAGCAAAATCGGGGAGAAGATGGAGACAGAG GCTGATGTCCCTAGCCCAGCCCCATCACTTGGGGAGCGGCTGGAGTCCAGAAAGATCCCTCTAGAGGAGGAGGTGCCGGGAGTCCCTGGAGAAATGGAGCCCGAGCCTGGGTACCGGGGGGACAGAGAGAAGTCAG AAGACGTGAAAGGGGAGCGGGAGCTGCGGCCGGGGCCTCCCCGGGATGAGCCTCGGCCCAACAGCCGGCGCGAGGAGAAGGTGGAGAAGCCCCGGTTCATGTTCAACATCGCAGACGGAGGCTTCACAG AGCTTCACACGCTGTGGCAGAACGAGGAGCGGGCGGCTATTTGCTCCGGGAAACTCAATGAGATCTGGCACCGAAGACATGACTATTGGCTTCTGGCCGGGATTGTCCT CCACGGCTATGCACGGTGGCAGGACATCCAAAATGACGCTCAGTTTGCCATCATCAATGAGCCGTTTAAAACTGAAGCCAATAAGGGGAACTTTCTGGAGATGAAAAATAAGTTCCTGGCCCGGAGATTCAAG CTCCTGGAGCAGGCGCTGGTGATCGAGGAGCAGCTTCGGCGGGCGGCCTACCTGAACCTGTCCCAGGAGCCGGCGCACCCCGCCATGGCCCTCCACGCCCGCTTCGCCGAGGCCGAATGCCTGGCCGAGAGCCACCAGCACCTCTCCAAGGAGTCGCTGGCGGGGAACAAGCCGGCCAACGCCGTCCTGCACAAGG TTCTGAACCAGCTGGAGGAGTTGCTGAGCGACATGAAGGCGGACGTGACCCGCCTGCCGGCCACGCTGTCCCGAATCCCCCCCATCGCAGCCCGCCTGCAGATGTCCGAGCGCAGCATCCTCAGCCGGCTGGCCAGCAAGGGCACGGAGCCTCACCCCACACCG GCCTTTCCCCCGGGGCCCTACGCTACGCCTCCGGGGTACGGGGCGGCCTTCAGCGCCGCCCCCGTCGGGGCCCTGGCCGCCGCCGGCGCCAACTACAGCCAGATGCCTGCAGGCTCCTTCATCACAG CCGCCACCAACGGCCCTCCAGTGCTggtgaagaaggagaaggaaatggtGGGGGCGCTGGTGTCAGACGGGCTGGATCGGAAGGAGCCCCGAGCCGGGGAGGTGATCTGTATAGACGACTGA